The following are encoded in a window of Thalassotalea insulae genomic DNA:
- the bufB gene encoding MNIO family bufferin maturase: MSQIDLTKTSLGYGVGLRACHFTWLAQNILPEQTGVDWFEAITENILDHQGYARRLLFRLREHYPIVLHGVSMSIGSTDPINISYLTKLKKLEQELAPALVSDHLCWTGLQSVNSHDLLPMPLTNESLVHVTARIHQVQELLQRPLVLENPSTYMSFKQNEYQEWEFLSQLVASTGCQLLVDVNNIYVSSINHGFDAFEYLNGLPLSAVVQCHLAGATDMGEYLIDTHDKPVHSNVWQLYAALINACNRPISTLLEWDADIPAFPELVAELNLAKQVLKGSIPHRDPIVTATDALPISTPLAQQLTVTVPELPVEQ, encoded by the coding sequence ATGTCACAAATTGATCTGACGAAAACGTCACTCGGCTATGGTGTTGGCCTGCGCGCTTGCCATTTCACTTGGTTAGCTCAAAATATATTACCGGAACAAACCGGCGTTGACTGGTTTGAAGCCATTACTGAAAACATACTCGACCATCAAGGTTATGCTCGGCGCTTACTTTTCCGCCTGCGAGAACACTATCCGATTGTTTTGCACGGTGTGTCAATGTCGATTGGTTCGACTGATCCAATCAATATCAGTTACCTAACAAAACTCAAAAAGCTGGAGCAAGAACTGGCGCCAGCACTGGTTTCTGATCACTTGTGCTGGACTGGGCTGCAGAGTGTAAATAGTCATGATCTTTTGCCTATGCCGCTTACGAATGAAAGCTTAGTGCATGTTACGGCGCGTATTCACCAAGTGCAAGAACTTCTACAACGGCCGTTGGTACTTGAAAACCCCAGTACCTATATGAGTTTTAAACAAAATGAATACCAGGAATGGGAATTTTTATCGCAACTGGTTGCCAGCACAGGTTGCCAATTATTGGTCGATGTTAACAATATTTATGTTAGCAGTATTAATCATGGCTTTGATGCCTTTGAGTATTTAAATGGACTACCGTTATCGGCAGTGGTGCAGTGCCATTTGGCCGGCGCAACAGATATGGGGGAATATTTGATTGATACGCATGATAAACCCGTGCATAGCAACGTTTGGCAGCTTTATGCGGCGTTAATTAATGCATGTAATAGACCTATTTCAACGCTATTGGAATGGGATGCTGACATTCCTGCCTTCCCGGAATTAGTGGCAGAGTTGAATTTAGCCAAACAGGTGCTTAAAGGGAGTATTCCACACCGTGATCCCATCGTTACCGCCACAGACGCACTGCCAATATCGACACCGCTAGCGCAGCAGTTGACTGTCACAGTACCTGAATTACCGGTTGAACAATAA